The Neobacillus sp. PS3-34 genome has a window encoding:
- a CDS encoding LysR family transcriptional regulator: MRESAIFQYEVFLTVVETGSFTKAGEKLGLSQSGVSHNISTLETELGIVLLRRNRNGITLTDAGERVLPHIRQIIHHGKLLEQEAALIQGIEVGSIKIGTFPSFSSRILPGLIRNFINKYPGIQIELYEGGYDEIKDWIASGTIDIGFLTLPSREFETIPLFKDELLVLVPESHRLNTMKVIQVKSMQNESFIMPKAGCDALIKGLLRENNVQPHVIFEIKDNHTIISMVQEGLGITIIPEMVLPKNISNTKVIPLETELYREIGIAIKSIKQASPSVKKFIKIAKEHVKQEQLE; the protein is encoded by the coding sequence GTGAGGGAATCGGCTATTTTCCAGTACGAAGTTTTTTTAACGGTTGTTGAAACTGGCAGTTTTACAAAAGCAGGCGAAAAACTAGGGTTATCTCAATCAGGGGTAAGCCATAATATTTCAACACTTGAAACCGAATTAGGAATCGTATTGCTGCGACGCAATCGGAACGGAATCACGTTAACAGATGCAGGAGAGCGAGTTTTACCTCATATCCGTCAGATCATTCATCATGGAAAATTGCTTGAGCAGGAAGCTGCGCTTATTCAAGGGATCGAAGTAGGAAGCATTAAAATCGGTACCTTCCCCAGTTTTTCGTCAAGAATTCTTCCTGGTCTCATTCGTAACTTTATCAATAAATATCCGGGTATCCAGATAGAGCTATATGAAGGCGGCTATGACGAGATTAAAGATTGGATCGCTTCAGGAACGATTGATATTGGTTTTTTAACGCTCCCATCCAGAGAATTTGAGACCATTCCATTATTCAAAGACGAATTATTAGTTTTAGTACCTGAAAGTCACCGATTAAACACGATGAAAGTAATACAAGTAAAATCAATGCAAAATGAATCCTTTATTATGCCGAAAGCAGGCTGTGATGCTTTAATAAAGGGGCTTCTTAGAGAAAATAATGTACAACCTCATGTTATTTTTGAAATAAAAGATAATCATACAATCATTTCGATGGTTCAAGAAGGGCTGGGGATCACCATTATCCCTGAAATGGTCTTACCGAAAAACATTTCGAACACGAAAGTAATTCCGCTTGAAACGGAATTGTATCGTGAAATAGGTATAGCGATCAAATCGATTAAGCAAGCGTCACCTTCAGTAAAGAAATTTATTAAGATCGCAAAAGAACATGTTAAACAGGAACAGCTTGAATAG
- the hxlB gene encoding 6-phospho-3-hexuloisomerase, with translation MEQNMNSILEELAQVLEQVDYESVRRVTDQLFQAKRVFVSGEGRSGLMAKAFAMRLMHLGANSFVVGETTTPSLETGDTIVLISGSGKTKSVVWTAEVARGLGCEVIALTTNLESPLASEAGLVVHVPAATKYRRENEKVSVQPLGSLFDQSIHMILDYICLEYFHKQKLEHEVIFQKHSNLE, from the coding sequence ATGGAACAGAATATGAATTCGATTTTAGAAGAGCTAGCGCAAGTTTTGGAGCAGGTGGATTATGAATCGGTTCGTCGGGTGACAGATCAACTTTTTCAAGCGAAAAGGGTATTTGTCAGTGGAGAAGGACGCTCAGGATTAATGGCGAAAGCATTCGCGATGAGGCTCATGCATTTGGGTGCCAACTCGTTTGTTGTTGGCGAAACGACGACTCCTTCATTAGAAACCGGCGACACGATAGTTTTGATTTCGGGTTCTGGTAAAACGAAGAGTGTCGTCTGGACAGCTGAAGTGGCGCGTGGGCTAGGATGCGAAGTGATCGCGTTGACGACGAATTTGGAATCACCGCTGGCGTCGGAAGCTGGATTGGTTGTCCATGTACCAGCTGCTACAAAATACAGACGTGAAAATGAAAAAGTAAGCGTGCAGCCACTTGGATCGCTGTTTGACCAAAGTATTCATATGATTTTAGACTACATATGCCTCGAGTATTTTCACAAACAAAAACTCGAACACGAGGTGATCTTCCAAAAGCATAGTAATTTAGAATAG
- a CDS encoding cytochrome c biogenesis protein CcdA, which translates to MNTDVNFFLALGAGFLSFISPCCLPLYPAFLSYITGMSVGEIKSENAMLQKRSIIHTLFFLIGFSIIFIALGFTTSFLGRFFFNYQDLIRQLGAIFMVLFGLMVVGVFNPEFLMKDRRIEFKNRPTGFIGSIFIGMAFAAGWTPCTGPILGAVLSLSATNPNSSMLYMLAYILGFAIPFFILSFFIGRMQWIRRNSVKIMKIGGYIMIVMGIVLFFNWMTKIIIVFQNMFGGFSGF; encoded by the coding sequence ATGAATACGGATGTGAATTTTTTCCTTGCACTTGGTGCAGGATTTCTTAGCTTTATATCACCTTGCTGCCTGCCTCTTTATCCTGCCTTTTTATCGTATATAACCGGAATGTCGGTGGGAGAAATCAAGAGTGAAAATGCAATGCTGCAAAAAAGAAGTATCATACATACCTTGTTTTTCCTGATCGGGTTTTCGATCATCTTTATTGCCCTGGGCTTTACTACTTCTTTTTTAGGGCGTTTTTTCTTTAATTATCAGGACTTGATTCGCCAGCTTGGTGCTATTTTTATGGTCTTATTCGGCTTGATGGTCGTCGGCGTGTTTAATCCTGAATTCCTGATGAAGGATCGCCGCATTGAATTTAAAAACAGGCCAACAGGATTTATTGGTTCGATTTTCATTGGAATGGCGTTTGCCGCAGGCTGGACACCGTGCACAGGACCGATTCTGGGTGCTGTCCTTTCATTGTCCGCAACGAATCCAAACTCAAGCATGCTTTATATGCTTGCTTATATTTTAGGATTTGCGATTCCATTCTTTATTCTTTCTTTCTTTATCGGCCGCATGCAATGGATTCGCAGAAACAGTGTGAAAATCATGAAAATAGGCGGATATATCATGATCGTAATGGGGATTGTACTCTTCTTTAACTGGATGACTAAAATCATCATCGTCTTCCAAAACATGTTCGGCGGATTTAGCGGCTTCTAA
- a CDS encoding PhzF family phenazine biosynthesis protein: protein MRKIRVYHVDAFTTEKFGGNTAGVVLDAEKLTEDEMQNIAKELNLPESVFLLPSTNEEADYKVKFFTPAEEINFCGSATVGLTWLLATEFGLAEKKDGILLETNIGHVPVVWHKKDGNIIDVEMTQVSPKTQDITIDLEVLSQLIGVKAASIDLTYPIKLANTGNWHLLVPMKDQMDIDNAIPDLAALAKHNKEHNISTTHLYTFNTTKECDLYTRDFAPGIGIPEDPVTGAANGALAGLLYLEGVIPQHETTHLKIAQGDAIGRPGTLYVKVIPNDSAPVIKVAGAATITIRGILTI, encoded by the coding sequence ATGAGAAAAATCAGAGTTTATCATGTGGATGCTTTTACAACAGAAAAATTTGGAGGCAATACGGCTGGGGTTGTGTTAGATGCAGAAAAATTAACGGAAGATGAAATGCAAAATATTGCAAAAGAGCTAAATTTACCGGAATCGGTATTTTTACTGCCTTCAACTAATGAAGAAGCAGATTATAAGGTGAAATTTTTTACCCCAGCTGAAGAAATCAACTTCTGCGGCAGTGCAACCGTTGGGTTAACGTGGCTGCTGGCTACTGAGTTTGGTCTAGCCGAGAAAAAAGATGGGATATTGTTAGAAACGAATATAGGTCATGTACCGGTTGTATGGCATAAGAAAGATGGTAACATAATCGATGTGGAAATGACGCAGGTCAGCCCAAAAACGCAAGATATCACCATTGACCTTGAAGTGCTTAGTCAGTTGATCGGTGTCAAAGCGGCAAGCATCGACCTCACCTATCCAATCAAACTAGCGAATACAGGAAACTGGCATTTACTCGTTCCCATGAAAGATCAAATGGACATCGACAATGCAATCCCAGACTTAGCGGCTTTAGCAAAGCATAATAAAGAACATAATATTAGCACGACACATCTTTATACGTTTAACACCACAAAAGAATGTGATTTATATACGAGAGATTTCGCACCGGGTATTGGCATTCCAGAGGATCCGGTAACGGGTGCTGCGAATGGTGCATTAGCTGGATTACTCTATTTAGAAGGTGTTATTCCTCAACATGAAACGACACATCTTAAAATCGCTCAAGGAGATGCGATTGGAAGACCAGGAACGCTTTACGTGAAGGTCATACCGAATGATTCAGCACCCGTCATCAAAGTAGCAGGAGCAGCAACCATTACCATTCGAGGTATCTTAACGATCTAA
- a CDS encoding aspartyl-phosphate phosphatase Spo0E family protein — MLKHDLLTLIEKKRAELIQVALINGLSSTVAIKYSQELDNLLNEYNRVFIKKMQTQH; from the coding sequence GTGTTAAAACATGATTTGTTGACATTAATTGAAAAAAAACGGGCTGAATTAATACAAGTGGCTTTAATAAACGGCTTAAGTTCCACAGTGGCAATCAAATACAGCCAGGAACTGGATAACCTATTGAATGAATATAACAGGGTTTTTATAAAAAAAATGCAAACTCAGCACTAA